A single region of the Candidatus Manganitrophaceae bacterium genome encodes:
- a CDS encoding NAD(P)/FAD-dependent oxidoreductase yields MSNDVAHSQIAPRDAGRDTIIIGAGPAGLAVGACLKGAGLPFLILEQSDQVGAAWHRHYNRLHLHTDKAHSALPFVPFPKEVPRYPSRLEVIRYLERYAQQFQLRPRLGQQVVSARFSNGLWEVETQDARYRSENLVIATGYNREPYLPHWPGQTSFRGTLLHASQYRDGLPFKSRRVLVVGFGNSGGEIALDLWEQGARPSLAVRSPVNVIPRELFGIPILSIGLAQRKLLPPRWADRLNALILRAAIGDLTRYGLRKLPYGPATQIRHDARIPLIDVGTIKQIKQGGITVCPGIERFTEEGVRFTDGDQRKFEAVILATGYRPRVNAFLEGTSAVYDENGTPLSSGREAPIPGLYFCGYHVSATGMLREIAFEAQRIVAAIGQKRV; encoded by the coding sequence ATGTCGAACGATGTCGCCCATTCTCAAATCGCCCCACGTGATGCCGGCCGCGATACGATCATCATCGGCGCAGGGCCGGCCGGGCTCGCGGTGGGGGCCTGCCTCAAAGGGGCCGGTCTCCCCTTTCTCATCCTGGAGCAGAGTGACCAGGTCGGAGCAGCTTGGCACCGCCATTACAACCGGCTCCACCTCCATACCGACAAGGCCCACTCCGCACTCCCCTTCGTCCCCTTTCCCAAGGAGGTCCCGCGCTACCCGTCCCGCCTGGAAGTGATTCGTTACCTGGAGCGGTATGCGCAGCAGTTTCAATTGAGGCCTCGGTTGGGTCAACAGGTGGTCTCGGCGCGCTTTTCAAACGGTCTCTGGGAAGTCGAGACGCAGGATGCCCGCTACCGGTCGGAAAATCTCGTGATCGCCACCGGCTACAACCGCGAACCGTACCTTCCCCATTGGCCGGGACAAACCTCCTTCCGGGGTACCCTCCTGCATGCTTCTCAATATCGAGATGGGTTACCTTTCAAGAGCAGGAGGGTGCTCGTGGTCGGTTTCGGCAACTCCGGCGGCGAGATCGCCCTCGACCTATGGGAGCAGGGGGCCCGGCCGAGCCTTGCCGTCCGAAGCCCGGTGAATGTGATCCCACGCGAGTTGTTCGGCATTCCAATTCTCTCGATTGGCCTCGCGCAAAGGAAACTGCTGCCGCCGCGATGGGCCGATCGGTTGAACGCGCTGATTTTGCGCGCCGCCATCGGCGACCTCACCCGGTATGGGCTGCGCAAACTGCCGTATGGGCCGGCAACCCAGATCCGACACGACGCGCGCATCCCGCTTATCGACGTCGGCACGATCAAACAGATCAAGCAGGGCGGGATCACCGTCTGTCCGGGGATCGAACGGTTCACGGAAGAGGGGGTCCGCTTCACCGATGGAGACCAGCGGAAGTTCGAGGCGGTGATTTTGGCGACCGGCTATCGCCCGCGGGTCAACGCATTCTTAGAAGGGACCTCGGCCGTCTACGACGAAAACGGCACCCCCCTGTCAAGTGGGCGTGAGGCGCCGATTCCGGGACTCTACTTCTGCGGGTATCACGTCTCGGCGACAGGAATGCTGCGGGAGATTGCCTTTGAGGCGCAACGCATTGTCGCCGCGATCGGACAAAAACGCGTATGA
- a CDS encoding dihydrofolate reductase family protein, which produces MRRLVLFMHTSLDGFVAGPNGEMDWINVDEEIFDYAGQRTNEADTALYGRVTYQMMDSYWPTAGDQPNATKHDIDHSRWYNNVTKVVLSKTMKGTDRPKTRIISDHLKNEITKLKQNGEKDILIFGSPTAVHSLIAENLIDDYWLFINPVLMGQGIPLFKGVKDKTALTLVESHPFSSGVVCLHYRV; this is translated from the coding sequence TTGAGAAGATTGGTTTTATTCATGCACACCTCGCTGGACGGTTTTGTGGCGGGACCGAATGGAGAGATGGACTGGATCAACGTCGACGAAGAAATTTTTGACTATGCCGGGCAACGGACGAACGAAGCCGACACCGCCTTGTATGGACGGGTCACCTACCAGATGATGGACAGCTACTGGCCGACCGCCGGCGACCAGCCGAACGCGACGAAACACGATATCGACCATTCCCGGTGGTATAACAACGTCACCAAAGTCGTCCTGTCCAAGACGATGAAGGGAACAGACCGGCCCAAAACAAGAATCATCAGCGACCATTTAAAAAACGAGATCACAAAACTCAAACAGAACGGAGAGAAAGACATTCTGATTTTTGGCAGCCCGACAGCCGTTCATTCTCTCATCGCCGAAAACCTCATCGACGATTATTGGCTATTCATCAACCCCGTTTTGATGGGACAAGGAATTCCGCTATTCAAGGGCGTCAAAGACAAAACAGCCCTCACGTTGGTTGAAAGCCATCCGTTCTCATCGGGGGTGGTTTGCCTTCACTACCGGGTGTAA
- a CDS encoding VOC family protein, with amino-acid sequence MPMTIPKITPCLWFDNQAEEAAKFYTAIFKNGKIGKISRYGKEGFEIHGRPEGSVLTVEFEINGQTFTALNGGPAFQFNEAISFQIPCETQEEIDYYWNKLSEGGDKNAQQCGWLKDKYGLSWQVVPRRIGEWVGNPDSEKSQRAMKAMLQMEKIDLAKLKQAYEG; translated from the coding sequence ATGCCAATGACAATTCCAAAAATCACCCCCTGTTTGTGGTTCGACAATCAAGCCGAAGAGGCGGCGAAATTTTACACCGCCATCTTTAAGAACGGCAAAATCGGAAAAATCTCCCGCTATGGGAAAGAAGGTTTTGAGATTCATGGAAGACCGGAAGGATCGGTCCTGACCGTCGAATTCGAGATCAACGGTCAGACCTTTACCGCACTCAACGGCGGTCCGGCGTTTCAATTCAACGAGGCGATTTCGTTTCAGATCCCTTGTGAGACGCAGGAAGAGATCGATTATTATTGGAACAAACTTTCCGAAGGGGGAGATAAAAACGCGCAACAATGCGGCTGGCTGAAAGACAAATACGGCCTCTCCTGGCAGGTGGTTCCAAGGAGGATCGGCGAATGGGTCGGCAATCCCGACTCTGAGAAATCGCAGAGAGCGATGAAAGCGATGCTTCAAATGGAGAAGATCGACCTGGCGAAACTCAAACAGGCGTATGAGGGATAA
- a CDS encoding VOC family protein — protein MESNPVVWFEIYVQDLDRAKRFYESVFQIALQKLNSPIPGVELWAFPAEMSNSGASGALVTMEGFTPSGNATLVYFHCDDCAVEADRATRAGGQIKRPKTSIGEYGQISLVTDTEGNMIGLHSME, from the coding sequence ATGGAAAGTAATCCCGTCGTCTGGTTTGAAATCTACGTTCAGGATCTTGATCGCGCAAAGCGTTTCTACGAGTCGGTCTTTCAGATCGCATTGCAGAAACTCAACTCGCCGATTCCGGGAGTCGAGCTCTGGGCATTTCCGGCAGAGATGAGCAATTCCGGCGCATCCGGCGCTCTGGTCACGATGGAAGGGTTCACGCCGAGCGGCAACGCCACTCTGGTCTACTTCCATTGTGACGACTGCGCCGTCGAGGCGGACCGCGCCACCCGTGCCGGCGGGCAAATCAAACGGCCCAAGACCTCCATCGGAGAATACGGCCAGATCTCTTTGGTCACCGATACGGAGGGAAATATGATCGGCCTGCATTCAATGGAATAG
- a CDS encoding cupredoxin domain-containing protein, with translation MKKWGLLMGILIGIIFSVTAMAGPANPSRTVKAFTLKSDVNGEKRLFVGSGGKIDGQVNPTLFVNEWDVVEVTLINTDGLPHHLALPDFFILSREVKEKGEKTTITFVPFKPGGFAYFCDLEGHRKVGMEGQMVVVRAS, from the coding sequence ATGAAAAAATGGGGTTTATTGATGGGGATTTTGATCGGCATTATCTTCTCTGTGACGGCGATGGCCGGACCTGCGAATCCGAGCCGGACGGTCAAGGCGTTTACTCTGAAGAGTGATGTGAATGGGGAGAAGCGCCTGTTCGTGGGGAGCGGCGGGAAGATCGACGGCCAGGTCAATCCGACCCTCTTTGTGAACGAATGGGATGTGGTCGAGGTGACGCTGATCAACACCGACGGCCTTCCGCACCATCTTGCGCTGCCCGACTTTTTTATCCTCTCCAGAGAAGTGAAAGAAAAAGGGGAGAAGACGACGATTACCTTCGTTCCATTCAAGCCAGGGGGATTTGCCTATTTCTGCGATCTGGAGGGACACCGCAAGGTCGGGATGGAAGGACAGATGGTGGTCGTCCGCGCGTCGTAA
- a CDS encoding metallophosphoesterase yields MKKGFRFLAVACAMGLSCMTGAAIAAKPDPPLTVAVFGDWPYSTPLLNNAPLLLNSVNNDPEVNLVIHVGDIHSGSMPCTGAGLNPIPAGANPGWNQGVFNIFQQFKDPFVYTPGDNEWTDCHKTKESSSGYPLNELAAVRSLFFPIPGYTLGGVRKEVASQALENEGNPTDAQFVENVMWKQSNVLFVTLNVPGSNNDGLPWSGGTGQFLNEGARLQEVAERNASNLRWLDRAFKKAKNAAAVVIALQADMWDLAAVVPGGDGLNGYDEFVQALADHAVAFGRPVLLLNGDSHIYGADQPLADPTSATGLIHHTQAVPNLTRITVQGSTNTPNEWLRLAIDPSSPNAFTWQNVCYLSCP; encoded by the coding sequence ATGAAAAAGGGCTTTCGATTCCTGGCAGTCGCATGCGCGATGGGTCTGTCCTGTATGACCGGAGCGGCGATCGCGGCCAAACCCGACCCGCCGCTCACGGTTGCCGTCTTTGGAGATTGGCCGTACAGCACTCCTTTGCTGAATAACGCGCCATTGTTGCTCAATTCTGTAAACAACGATCCGGAGGTAAACCTCGTGATCCATGTCGGCGACATCCACTCCGGGAGTATGCCCTGCACCGGTGCCGGATTGAATCCGATTCCCGCGGGCGCCAATCCCGGCTGGAATCAAGGGGTCTTTAATATCTTTCAGCAGTTCAAAGATCCATTCGTCTATACGCCGGGGGATAATGAATGGACCGACTGCCACAAGACAAAAGAATCCTCCAGCGGCTATCCGTTGAATGAGCTGGCGGCCGTCCGGAGTCTGTTTTTCCCGATTCCGGGTTACACCCTCGGCGGCGTCCGAAAAGAGGTGGCGTCACAGGCCCTGGAAAATGAAGGAAATCCCACAGACGCGCAGTTCGTTGAGAACGTCATGTGGAAGCAGTCCAATGTGCTCTTCGTCACATTGAATGTCCCCGGGTCCAACAACGATGGTTTGCCCTGGAGCGGCGGCACGGGCCAGTTCTTAAATGAAGGTGCTCGTCTACAGGAAGTGGCAGAGCGCAACGCGTCGAATCTGCGTTGGTTAGACCGCGCCTTTAAGAAAGCCAAGAATGCGGCGGCGGTGGTAATCGCCCTTCAAGCCGATATGTGGGACCTCGCGGCGGTGGTTCCCGGCGGGGATGGGCTCAATGGGTATGATGAATTTGTTCAAGCGCTGGCGGATCACGCGGTTGCCTTTGGACGCCCGGTCCTGTTGCTCAACGGCGATTCTCACATCTATGGAGCGGACCAGCCCCTTGCCGATCCGACGAGCGCCACCGGTCTGATTCATCATACGCAAGCCGTGCCGAATTTGACGCGCATCACCGTTCAAGGCTCCACGAACACGCCGAATGAATGGCTCAGGCTGGCCATTGATCCGAGCTCGCCGAATGCCTTCACCTGGCAGAACGTCTGTTATCTCTCCTGCCCCTAA
- a CDS encoding SRPBCC family protein, with amino-acid sequence MAKNTVRLHRVLRSTPERIYRAFLNPYAMAKWLPPNGFTGKVHHLDAKVGGTYKMSFTNFTSGHSHSFGGAYLELVPNERIVHTDKFDDPNLPGEMQVTIALKQVSVGTELNITQEGIPDVIPLEACYLGWQESLTLLAKLVEAEIPG; translated from the coding sequence ATGGCTAAAAATACGGTTCGACTTCACCGGGTTCTTCGTTCAACTCCCGAGAGAATCTACCGGGCGTTCCTCAATCCCTATGCAATGGCCAAATGGCTTCCACCCAACGGCTTCACCGGCAAGGTTCATCACCTCGATGCCAAAGTGGGCGGGACCTATAAAATGTCGTTCACGAACTTCACCAGCGGTCACAGCCACTCGTTCGGCGGGGCCTATCTTGAGCTCGTGCCGAACGAACGGATCGTCCACACGGACAAATTCGACGACCCGAATTTGCCCGGAGAGATGCAGGTGACGATTGCTTTGAAGCAGGTTTCCGTCGGAACGGAACTGAACATCACGCAAGAAGGGATCCCCGACGTCATTCCGCTGGAGGCCTGCTATCTCGGCTGGCAAGAATCGCTCACCTTGCTTGCAAAACTGGTCGAGGCGGAGATTCCGGGGTAA
- a CDS encoding MoaD/ThiS family protein, translating to MIRVGLPYHLRNLAKADAEVQLQIGGPITQRTVLNALEARYPMLAGTIRDHVTQQRRAFLRFFACGEDWSHASPDALLPEKVATGEEPFLIIGAIAGG from the coding sequence ATGATCCGCGTCGGGCTCCCTTATCATCTGCGGAACCTGGCGAAGGCCGACGCGGAGGTCCAGCTTCAAATCGGCGGCCCGATCACCCAACGGACCGTGCTGAATGCGCTCGAGGCGCGCTACCCGATGCTGGCCGGGACGATTCGGGACCATGTCACGCAGCAGCGCCGGGCGTTTCTGCGGTTCTTCGCCTGCGGAGAAGACTGGTCCCACGCATCTCCCGATGCCCTGCTCCCCGAAAAGGTGGCGACCGGAGAAGAGCCGTTTCTCATCATCGGCGCCATCGCAGGAGGGTAA
- a CDS encoding exo-alpha-sialidase, whose translation MSSVRVLVGTRKGAFILTSDGKRAKWEVSGPHFAGWEIYHIKGSPADPNRLYVSQTSGWFGQIIQRSDDGGKTWHQPGTQPGEPTTTPEGMPMGESNKFVYDTSPETGKPLTTHQWYDGTQHPWEFKRVWHIEPSLTDPNTVYAGVEDAALFRTTDGGQSWHELAGLRGHGTGPQWMPGAGGMGLHTILLDHQNPNRMYIAISAAGVFRTDDAGKSWKAVNQGLVSQFIPDPKAEIGHCVHRIAMHRSRPEVLFMQKHWDVMRSDNAGESWHEISGNLPTDFGFVVDVHAHEPDTIYVVPIKSDSEHFPPEGKLRVYRSRTGGNEWEALTKGLPQSNCYVDILRDAMAVDALDSCGIYFGTTGGQVYASPDGGESWNAIVHDLPAVLSVEVQTLR comes from the coding sequence ATGAGTAGCGTACGCGTTTTGGTGGGGACACGGAAAGGGGCATTCATCCTGACATCGGATGGGAAGCGGGCGAAGTGGGAGGTCAGCGGACCGCACTTCGCGGGATGGGAAATCTATCATATCAAAGGCTCTCCCGCCGATCCGAATCGCCTCTATGTCTCTCAGACCAGCGGCTGGTTCGGACAGATCATTCAGCGATCGGATGACGGAGGGAAAACGTGGCACCAGCCCGGCACCCAGCCGGGCGAGCCGACCACGACCCCCGAGGGGATGCCGATGGGAGAGAGCAACAAGTTCGTTTACGACACCTCGCCGGAAACCGGCAAGCCGCTCACGACGCACCAGTGGTATGACGGCACGCAGCACCCGTGGGAGTTCAAGCGGGTCTGGCACATCGAGCCGTCATTAACAGATCCGAATACCGTCTATGCCGGTGTGGAAGACGCGGCGCTCTTCCGGACCACCGACGGCGGACAGAGCTGGCACGAGCTCGCCGGATTGCGGGGCCACGGCACCGGGCCCCAATGGATGCCCGGCGCGGGAGGGATGGGACTGCATACGATCCTGCTCGATCATCAAAACCCGAATCGAATGTATATCGCGATCTCCGCGGCGGGGGTTTTTCGAACCGACGACGCCGGCAAGAGCTGGAAGGCGGTCAACCAGGGGCTGGTCTCTCAATTCATTCCGGACCCGAAGGCCGAAATCGGCCATTGCGTTCACCGGATCGCCATGCACCGGTCGCGCCCGGAGGTCCTCTTCATGCAGAAGCACTGGGACGTCATGCGGAGCGACAACGCCGGCGAGTCGTGGCACGAGATCAGCGGCAACCTGCCGACCGACTTCGGGTTTGTGGTCGACGTGCATGCGCACGAGCCGGACACCATTTATGTCGTCCCGATCAAGAGCGATTCGGAGCATTTCCCCCCCGAGGGGAAGCTGCGCGTTTATCGCAGCCGCACCGGCGGAAATGAATGGGAAGCGCTGACGAAGGGGCTTCCCCAGAGTAACTGCTATGTCGATATCCTACGCGATGCGATGGCGGTCGACGCGCTCGATTCGTGCGGGATCTATTTCGGCACCACCGGCGGACAGGTCTACGCGTCGCCGGATGGCGGGGAGAGCTGGAACGCCATCGTTCACGATCTTCCGGCCGTCCTGTCGGTCGAAGTGCAGACGCTCAGATGA
- a CDS encoding methyltransferase domain-containing protein: MGHSDTDKVFSGSVPKLYDSLLVPLIFEPYAADLVNRLRSRPLSRLLEIAAGTGVVTRALAAALPQTVSIVATDLNQAMLDQASAVGTTRAVVWRQADAMALPFPDGTFDAVVCQFGVMFFPEKAKAFSEARRVLRPGGFFIFSLWDRITENEFADTVTAALELLFPNDPPRFLARTPHGYHDPRAIERDLAEGGFIASPRIEAVAARSRAASPRLPAIAYCQGTPLRNEIEARDASRLGEATDLAAEAIAKRFGRGAVDGKIQAYVVTVQLPGRPHFILDSPSG; this comes from the coding sequence ATGGGCCACTCCGATACCGACAAAGTTTTCAGTGGCTCCGTCCCGAAGCTTTACGACTCCCTACTCGTGCCGCTGATCTTTGAGCCCTACGCGGCGGACCTGGTGAATCGGCTCCGGTCGAGACCCCTTTCTCGTCTACTCGAAATCGCCGCCGGCACCGGCGTGGTGACGCGTGCGTTGGCCGCTGCGCTCCCCCAAACGGTCTCGATCGTCGCGACCGATTTGAATCAAGCGATGCTCGACCAAGCCTCCGCCGTGGGGACGACGCGCGCCGTCGTGTGGCGTCAGGCCGATGCGATGGCGCTCCCCTTCCCCGACGGAACGTTTGACGCCGTCGTCTGCCAGTTCGGCGTCATGTTCTTCCCCGAAAAGGCCAAAGCTTTTTCGGAGGCGCGCCGCGTGCTCCGGCCCGGAGGCTTTTTCATTTTCAGCCTTTGGGACCGGATCACGGAAAACGAATTCGCCGACACCGTCACGGCCGCGCTGGAATTGCTCTTTCCCAACGACCCGCCCCGCTTCTTGGCCCGCACGCCGCACGGCTATCATGACCCTCGCGCCATTGAACGAGATTTGGCAGAGGGCGGATTCATCGCCTCGCCCCGGATTGAAGCGGTTGCGGCGCGCAGCCGGGCCGCCTCCCCCCGCCTCCCCGCGATCGCCTACTGCCAAGGGACGCCGCTGAGAAATGAGATCGAAGCCCGCGATGCTTCCCGGCTCGGCGAAGCAACCGACCTCGCGGCGGAGGCAATTGCGAAGCGGTTTGGGCGGGGCGCCGTCGATGGCAAGATCCAGGCATACGTCGTCACGGTTCAACTTCCGGGGAGACCCCACTTCATTCTTGACTCTCCTTCGGGATAA
- a CDS encoding helix-turn-helix transcriptional regulator, with product MKKGKNKLRSHCPVNYGLEAFGDRWALLILRDIVFRGKRTYGEFLKSEEGFATNILASRLEHLIEAGILQRAGDQTDGRKGSYSLTEKGLDLIPLLFEMVLWSAKYDSRSEAKRIIRLVELIRKDNRKISRKVREAVKRGEAIVADYLS from the coding sequence ATGAAAAAGGGAAAGAACAAGCTTCGATCACACTGCCCTGTGAACTATGGTCTTGAGGCGTTTGGCGACCGGTGGGCGCTGCTGATCCTTCGAGACATTGTTTTTCGGGGGAAGCGGACTTACGGAGAGTTCCTCAAATCGGAAGAGGGTTTTGCGACCAATATCCTGGCTTCGCGCCTGGAGCACCTGATCGAGGCCGGGATTCTTCAGCGTGCGGGGGATCAAACGGATGGAAGGAAAGGGAGCTATTCCCTCACTGAAAAGGGTCTCGACCTGATTCCTTTGCTTTTTGAAATGGTGTTATGGAGCGCGAAATACGACAGCCGATCGGAGGCCAAACGGATCATTCGTCTGGTCGAACTCATTCGAAAAGACAATCGCAAAATCAGTCGGAAAGTGAGAGAGGCGGTAAAGCGGGGCGAAGCGATCGTCGCTGACTATTTGTCGTGA
- a CDS encoding SRPBCC domain-containing protein: MVDIIHRIGIKAPAAQVYQALTTLEGLGHWWTEEVSGDGRIGGKIEFVFRKKTGELLGKMVMEVQALNAPKEVRWRCVDGPPEWVGTDVTFQLSEQDNQTTLLFGHRNWREAIEFTSHCSMKWAVFLLSLREYVETGKGKPSPHDLKIDNWN, from the coding sequence ATGGTCGACATTATTCATCGGATCGGGATCAAGGCCCCTGCCGCGCAGGTCTATCAAGCGTTAACCACCTTGGAAGGGTTGGGCCATTGGTGGACCGAAGAAGTTTCAGGCGATGGCCGAATCGGAGGAAAGATCGAATTCGTCTTTCGAAAGAAGACGGGTGAGCTCTTAGGCAAAATGGTGATGGAAGTGCAAGCGCTCAATGCCCCGAAAGAGGTTCGATGGCGCTGCGTCGATGGGCCGCCGGAATGGGTTGGAACCGACGTCACCTTCCAATTATCAGAGCAGGACAATCAAACGACGCTCCTCTTCGGCCACCGAAACTGGCGCGAGGCGATTGAGTTTACATCGCACTGTAGTATGAAGTGGGCCGTATTCCTTTTAAGTCTTCGGGAGTATGTCGAAACAGGAAAAGGGAAGCCCTCCCCGCATGATCTGAAAATCGATAACTGGAATTAA
- a CDS encoding YdeI/OmpD-associated family protein — protein MNRMNPKVDFFFSKAKKWQEEMKKLRTIVLACPLTEELKWGKACYTFQKNNIVLIHGFKEYCALLFFKGALLKDAKGILIQQTENVQAARQIRFTHVRDIVQMKPLLKAYIDEAIKVEKAGLKVDYKKTSKFIVPEEFQKKLDELPALKTAFDALTPGRQRGYVLYFSAPKQSKTRESRVEKWLQPILNGKGLNDP, from the coding sequence ATGAATAGAATGAATCCTAAGGTTGATTTCTTTTTTAGTAAAGCCAAAAAGTGGCAGGAAGAAATGAAGAAATTGAGAACGATCGTTCTTGCCTGTCCGCTGACCGAAGAATTGAAGTGGGGGAAGGCTTGTTACACCTTTCAGAAAAATAACATCGTCTTAATTCATGGATTTAAAGAATACTGTGCGCTTTTGTTTTTCAAAGGCGCCTTGTTAAAGGACGCCAAGGGTATTCTCATCCAACAAACGGAGAATGTGCAGGCGGCGCGCCAGATCCGGTTTACTCATGTTCGAGACATCGTTCAGATGAAACCCCTCTTGAAAGCCTATATTGATGAAGCCATCAAAGTGGAAAAAGCCGGCTTGAAAGTGGATTATAAAAAGACTTCTAAATTCATCGTTCCTGAAGAATTTCAAAAGAAATTAGACGAACTCCCCGCCTTGAAAACGGCTTTTGACGCATTGACGCCGGGACGGCAAAGAGGATACGTTCTTTATTTTTCAGCACCCAAACAATCCAAAACACGCGAGTCCAGGGTTGAAAAATGGTTGCAGCCAATTCTCAATGGAAAGGGATTAAATGATCCGTAA
- a CDS encoding TatD family hydrolase: MATIAACEHGRIFTLAVTTTPKAWVQNRRWTAGSHYVHAALGLHPELVGERHTEIDLLERLLTETTLVGEIGLDGSPQYRSSWQVQREVFIRTLSAAQRLGGRVASIHSRRAAREVLGCLAEHTTAQRVLPILHWFSDTMTLAQQAAEQGCYFSINSRMLSSRSSTVVVRELPAERVLTETDAPFTGTVDRKNGLRDVLTTIKQLAEVRGVPVNEMAAILAANAERVLAFAGIASTCT, encoded by the coding sequence GTGGCGACTATCGCGGCCTGCGAGCACGGTCGCATCTTTACACTTGCAGTGACGACAACCCCAAAAGCATGGGTCCAGAACCGCCGGTGGACGGCTGGTAGCCACTATGTTCATGCCGCCCTCGGCCTGCATCCCGAACTCGTGGGCGAACGTCACACTGAGATCGATTTGCTGGAACGACTGCTGACGGAGACAACCTTGGTCGGAGAGATCGGACTAGACGGCAGCCCCCAGTATCGAAGCAGTTGGCAGGTACAGAGGGAAGTATTTATCCGTACATTAAGCGCTGCTCAACGGCTCGGGGGGCGCGTGGCTAGTATCCACAGTCGCCGCGCGGCTCGCGAAGTATTAGGCTGCCTAGCCGAGCACACGACCGCGCAGCGTGTCCTACCGATCCTCCACTGGTTTTCCGATACTATGACGCTGGCACAACAGGCCGCGGAGCAAGGTTGTTACTTCTCTATTAATAGCCGCATGCTCAGCAGCAGGTCCAGTACGGTTGTGGTCCGAGAACTGCCAGCCGAAAGGGTCCTTACAGAAACGGACGCCCCATTTACGGGCACGGTTGACCGCAAGAACGGGTTACGAGATGTCTTAACAACTATTAAGCAACTTGCTGAGGTTCGCGGAGTCCCCGTCAATGAGATGGCGGCGATCCTCGCCGCGAATGCTGAGCGTGTCTTGGCTTTTGCTGGGATTGCTTCAACATGCACTTAG